The Naumovozyma dairenensis CBS 421 chromosome 3, complete genome genome has a window encoding:
- the VPS64 gene encoding Vps64p (similar to Saccharomyces cerevisiae VPS64 (YDR200C) and FAR10 (YLR238W); ancestral locus Anc_8.408), with translation MKRRPPPHTSSPNTRRMSPNNKASPSIKTALSSPLADRRTRTRSNSRSTGSRSGIDFVPDQIIDSPSLQLPQQIEDQDQDQDQEQEQDHGNSTAANTDQLQRNEPLENSMRNKYTHIVILKPLNNTFETKFLVIPFKPDVLKLGRPVANNNNITNSNGIIRSVQSPASLVRTDNGNFDSRVLSRNHASLTCDPESGKILLRDLNSSNGTFLNNVKISSDKEVELNIGDVIDLGTDIDNKFEHRKISAFVEDISVIPLINGNPNHIVTRNDDLHVQKMQSPTTAKQRQNNSYGNNPRMNMAMNAQRAAFEAAMFGDVNNSDLDESILGEETEILSGIFINNSVGTSPNLINIIKTLNTEISLEKKENDKLNAMQTFLEYYVGDLDNIQKGIITSHDKQLNKFTASLKKSLAEKHGILIQDCKDQMDKVSTERDTVYDLIKVQRMENDKYLQKMEQELLSARNLLQREKDKNLLLMNKKRSSSSKNTLTPIEDSTHTASEDDTLNLNKTENDFDTIKNTSTTANDGTIMSNWKVNVSIGAVAIGLVAIGAKLYPK, from the coding sequence ACAGGATCAAGATCAGGCATTGACTTCGTCCCTGACCAGATCATTGATTCACCGTCCTTACAACTACCTCAACAAATTGAAGACCAAGACCAAGACCAAGaccaagaacaagaacaagacCACGGTAATTCTACGGCTGCCAATACCGATCAATTACAGCGGAACGAACCGTTAGAAAACTCAATGCGAAATAAGTATACACATATCGTCATTTTGAAACCACTTAATAATACCTTTGAGACTAAATTCTTAGTGATCCCTTTTAAACCCGATGTCCTGAAGTTGGGACGTCCAGTAgccaataataacaatatcacCAACAGTAATGGGATAATACGGAGTGTACAATCTCCAGCATCATTAGTGAGAACAGACAATGGTAATTTTGATTCGAGGGTACTCTCAAGGAACCATGCATCATTGACTTGTGATCCAGAATCAGGCAAGATATTACTTCgtgatttgaattcaagTAATGGAACgtttttaaataatgtgAAGATATCTTCTGATAAAGAGGTTGAATTGAACATTGGGGATGTGATTGATTTGGGGACTGATATTGATAACAAATTTGAACATAGGAAAATTAGTGCTTTTGTGGAGGATATTTCCGTTATACCGTTGATTAATGGGAACCCTAATCATATTGTTACCAGAAATGATGATTTGCATGTACAAAAAATGCAATCTCCAACCACAGCAAAACAGAGACAAAATAATAGTTACGGTAATAATCCGAGGATGAATATGGCTATGAATGCACAAAGAGCTGCGTTTGAAGCTGCTATGTTTGGTGATGTTAATAACTCTGATTTAGATGAAAGTATACTTGGTGAAGAAACTGAAATTTTAAGTGGTATCtttataaataattcaGTAGGGACGAGTcctaatttaattaatattatcaagacTTTAAATACTGAAATatcattagaaaagaaggaaaatgataaattaaatgcAATGCAAACCTTTCTTGAATACTATGTTGGGGATTTggataatattcaaaaggGAATTATAACATCACACGATAAgcaattgaataaatttactgcatctttgaagaaatctTTGGCAGAAAAACATGGAATTTTGATTCAAGATTGCAAAGATCAAATGGATAAGGTTAGTACAGAAAGAGATACTGTTTATGATTTAATCAAGGTACAGAGAATGGAGAATGATAAATATCTTCAGAAGATGGAACAAGAATTACTTAGTGCAAGAAATTTGCTACAACGtgaaaaagataaaaatttactgttaatgaacaagaaacgatcttcttcatcgaaAAACACCCTGACTCCCATAGAAGATTCAACTCACACTGCTAGTGAAGATGATACTTTGAATTTAAACAAGACTGAGAACGATTTTGATACCATAAAGAACACTTCCACTACTGCAAACGATGGGACGATCATGTCAAACTGGAAAGTGAATGTGTCAATTGGAGCTGTAGCTATAGGGTTAGTTGCAATTGGGGCCAAATTGTATCCGAAGTGA